A window of the Brassica oleracea var. oleracea cultivar TO1000 chromosome C1, BOL, whole genome shotgun sequence genome harbors these coding sequences:
- the LOC106344044 gene encoding uncharacterized protein LOC106344044 yields the protein MKQVMASMVTQAPLKSLIEALLLISISFMPLSSAYRPGDIVAMSKMGQYHSSRTTWHDVIGKHCPIFAVNREVLIPIAKPVGYTGTDPYKIKFQVGSEKFLIHWLLVINRKSSEVPMIDVNLRYSGGDLLGVTAQVVYMPLSYLNTHPEIRKQFWDPQHWPKHVLVRYTWKEQSEIDVSSGFYVLFGSALTFSFVLSIYVLQSSREKLARFVRETVVESSSNVGEFGKVE from the exons ATGAAGCAAGTTATGGCGAGCATGGTTACGCAGGCACCATTGAAGTCGTTAATTGAAGCTCTACTTCTGATATCGATATCATTTATGCCTCTCTCCAGCGCTTACCGACCAGGAGATATCGTGGCGATGAGCAAGATGGGACAGTACCATTCG TCGAGAACGACTTGGCATGATGTGATCGGAAAGCATTGCCCGATCTTCGCCGTTAATCGCGAG GTGCTGATCCCCATAGCGAAACCAGTTGGCTACACTGGAACAGATCCTTATAAGAT AAAATTCCAAGTTGGAAGTGAGAAATTTCTGATACACTGGCTTTTGGTGATAAACCGGAAGAGTTCAGAAGTTCCAATGATCGATGTCAATTTG AGATATTCTGGAGGAGATTTGCTTGGAGTAACAGCTCAAGTTGTCTATATGCCTCTTAGCT ATTTGAATACACACCCGGAGATCCGCAAGCAGTTCTGGGATCCTCAACACTGGCCGAAACATGTTCTTGTTAGATACACATG GAAGGAGCAGTCAGAGATTGATGTTTCCTCTGGATTTTATGTCCTCTTTGGCTCAG CTCTCACATTCTCTTTCGTACTCTCCATTTACGTCTTACAATCTTCACGAGAGAAGCTGGCAAG GTTTGTAAGAGAGACGGTTGTGGAAAGCAGCTCGAATGTTGGAGAGTTTGGCAAGGTTGAGTGA
- the LOC106344566 gene encoding non-specific lipid-transfer protein 5-like — protein MEGFLKLSTLLIVCMLVSAPMASEAAISCGAVASNLGQCINYLTRGGFVPRGCCSGVQRLHSMARTTRDRQQACRCIQGAARALGSRLNPGRAARLPGACRVRISYPISARTNCNNIR, from the exons ATGGAGGGCTTCTTAAAGCTGTCAACATTGTTGATTGTGTGCATGTTAGTGTCTGCTCCAATGGCATCAGAGGCAGCAATCTCGTGTGGCGCCGTCGCCAGCAACTTGGGGCAATGCATTAACTACCTGACCAGAGGCGGTTTCGTTCCTCGAGGATGTTGTTCGGGTGTTCAGAGGCTCCATAGCATGGCTCGGACCACACGTGATCGGCAACAAGCTTGTCGCTGCATTCAAGGAGCAGCTAGAGCCTTGGGTTCCAGACTTAACCCAGGCCGTGCTGCTCGTCTTCCTGGTGCTTGCCGTGTTAGGATCTCTTACCCCATCAGCGCAAGAACCAACTGTAACAA CATCCGGTGA
- the LOC106297749 gene encoding non-specific lipid-transfer protein 12-like — protein sequence MAFASKIITCLLILTIYIAAPTESHITCGTVTSTMTQCISYLTNGGPLPSSCCVAVKSLNQMAQTTPDRRQVCECLKSAGKEIKGLNIDLVAALPTTCGVSLSYPIGFNTNCDSISIAV from the exons ATGGCGTTTGCTTCAAAGATCATCACATGCCTCCTCATCCTTACGATCTACATTGCAGCTCCAACAGAGTCACACATAACGTGTGGGACAGTGACAAGCACAATGACACAGTGCATCAGCTACTTGACCAACGGTGGTCCATTGCCGTCAAGCTGCTGTGTGGCAGTCAAATCATTGAACCAAATGGCTCAGACCACACCAGATCGCCGACAAGTATGTGAGTGCCTTAAATCAGCCGGTAAGGAAATTAAAGGCCTCAATATCGACCTTGTGGCCGCACTCCCTACCACTTGTGGTGTTTCACTTTCATACCCCATTGGTTTCAACACCAATTGTGACAG TATATCGATTGCCGTGTGA
- the LOC106333764 gene encoding uncharacterized protein LOC106333764: MDYIRKKMLKMYGVYKKKNTSSAQSSQEAGKDTLPAGYSGFYGLFSQQAGTCKSALDVYLSEPVLDMVAFKSLDAIKYWKDNSNQFKKLSQMACDVLCISIKIVSSESSFSVGSRVLSKYMSCLLPSNVQALIFARNWLRGECDLDEEDKEHGLDEEAEESGRKKTRLN, from the exons ATGGATTACATACGCAAAAAGATGTTGAAGATGTATGGAGTTTACAAGAAGAAGAATACTAGTAGTGCACAGAGTTCACAAGAAGCAGGAAAAGATACTCTACCAGCTGGTTACAGTGGCTTTTATGGATTATTCTCTCAACAAGCAGGAACATGTAAATCTGCTTTGGATGTGTATTTAAGTGAACCGGTGCTAGATATGGTAGCATTTAAAAGCTTAGATGCCATCAAGTATTGGAAGGACAATTCAAACCAGTTTAAGAAGTTGTCTCAAATGGCCTGTGATGTCCTCTGCATCTCAATAAAAATAGTGTCATCTGAGTCATCCTTCAGTGTGGGAAGTCGGGTTCTTAGCAAGTACATGAGTTGCCTTCTTCCATCAAATGTTCAAGCTCTGATCTTTGCAAGAAATTGGCTTCGTG GTGAATGTGATTTAGATGAGGAAGATAAGGAACATGGCTTAGATGAGGAAGCAGAAGAAAGTGGAAGGAAGAAGACCCGACTCAATTAA